The following proteins come from a genomic window of Crassostrea angulata isolate pt1a10 chromosome 1, ASM2561291v2, whole genome shotgun sequence:
- the LOC128164292 gene encoding uncharacterized protein LOC128164292, with product MYIKLTLTDPVTKAEEDGCILLKRTRNAVKKVTEQEVQITDPGYLCIMRIMVKGPFEVDGVHRLPRIGKFFKDSDIKMKIIKKLEKVLKRLFFRMCIQAMMIVKMNEFAMVKLYEEICLQDIRVFAVLILRMSTWRETIVDINGTKTTNLRELLQIFASPEENSANICDETFLMQMSLCNYIQDRCGDKSEIGLKADKLLELFKDTLTNRGHKPKRLEVSYGMRPDRTIVFCS from the coding sequence ATGTACATCAAGTTGACCCTCACGGACCCGGTCACAAAAGCTGAAGAGGACGGCTGCATTCTCCTCAAACGGACCCGCAACGCCGTAAAGAAAGTCACCGAACAAGAAGTTCAAATCACCGACCCTGGATATCTCTGTATCATGCGTATTATGGTCAAAGGTCCATTTGAGGTTGATGGAGTACATCGCTTACCTAGAATAGGAAAATTCTTCAAAGACAGCGACATAAAGATGAAAATCATCAAGAAATTAGAAAAAGTCCTAAAGCGGTTATTTTTCAGGATGTGTATACAAGCCATGATGATTGTGAAGATGAATGAGTTTGCGATGGTCAAGTTGTATGAAGAAATCTGCCTCCAGGATATCCGAGTGTTTGCCGTGTTGATATTACGGATGTCAACCTGGCGGGAGACGATTGTGGATATAAACGGCACCAAAACAACCAACCTTCGGGAGCTCCTACAGATCTTTGCATCTCCGGAGGAGAATTCGGCCAACATTTGTGACGAGACATTCTTGATGCAGATGTCGCTGTGTAACTACATCCAAGACCGGTGTGGGGACAAGTCAGAGATAGGACTCAAGGCAGACAAGTTGCTGGAACTTTTTAAAGACACTCTCACTAATAGAGGCCACAAGCCAAAGAGGCTGGAAGTTAGTTATGGGATGAGACCAGACAGAACAATTGTTTTTTGTTCTTGA